A genome region from Novipirellula galeiformis includes the following:
- the yidD gene encoding membrane protein insertion efficiency factor YidD — MRKQLHQWALRLVVAPIRFYQLGISPLLGPSCRFTPTCSQYAIEAIRRYGIFRGGFRAVRRILRCHPWNPGGYDPP, encoded by the coding sequence ATGCGAAAACAGCTTCACCAATGGGCGCTTCGATTGGTCGTCGCCCCGATTCGTTTTTATCAATTGGGGATCAGCCCGCTGCTCGGTCCGAGTTGTCGCTTTACGCCCACTTGTAGCCAATATGCGATCGAAGCGATTCGCAGGTACGGCATTTTTCGAGGCGGTTTCCGAGCGGTACGTCGCATTTTGCGCTGTCACCCATGGAACCCCGGCGGCTACGATCCACCGTGA
- a CDS encoding efflux RND transporter permease subunit: MKRFIGWAIKNSPGMNVLMLALMLVGGLSLWKMRREVFPEFELEVVMVTVPYPGATPQDTEEAICQKIEEAIRAIDGIKKVTSIAQEGSGYVLAELRSDVKDVQKVMSEIDREVNRIPSFPALAEDPQIQQITFREAAIRIGVIGPNDRSREAELRLREVAEDVRDDVLQIGAVSSASIMGTRDYQIDVEIPEATLRSYGLSLGQVASILRARNIELPGGQLKSDGQEVLLRAKNKGRIGEEIAKLPLVTQANGVVLTVADLGVVKDEFADVTATGEINGEPAMVVNVERTKSEDLLAMVDAVYAYVDQKELPEGYRFAIWGDSSKDVRDRLSLLLRNGAQGLFLVFIVLALFLEIRLAFWVALGIPISILGAGAMLSWGDQTLNMLSLFSFLVALGIVVDDAIVIGENIYAHQQMGKPLLEAAIDGATEVLPSVAASVSTTVIAFSPMFFVSGVMGKFMAVIPFAVIAMLLISLWESTFVLPCHLAHRHHGVFRLISVLMYPLRPFGLLLAWGSVRATKGMDWICNQYYVPTLKFSLRYPPFMLAVAIAMFAITIGMVRGGIVKSILFPKSDNNFLQASVVFPDGTPATETDRATQAMERAIRRVSLRVAAERAKRSGLPLAEIYTESEGDNFGPVRLTYRENGKITNTQGPMGGNGGGGSHVGQVFVELFDTEIRDIHSDQLLAMWREEVGEFAGAEKTNYGSVGVGPNGKPIEFKLLAQSQDVDQLLAATEAIKQRLNGFTGVYDIVDDNTPGKWEFQFKVKERALATGVTPTDLGETVRNAYFGAEVMRLQRGRHEVKLMVRHPEEERNSLVNFREIRVSTADGTQRPITELADVDLQRGFSEINRVDQMRSVTVSADLDETTANADLIIGELQKDFVPQLMKDYPAVSLRWEGQREQSNESVGSLMVGFGIAIVCMFVLLVLQFRSYVQPLLILAIVPFGMIGAVWGHALLGLPLTLFSMFGLVALAGVVVNDSIVLIDFINSRVRQGVPPRVALVESGERRFRPIMLTSLTTIAGLLPLLTERSFQAQLLIPMAASLAFGLMLATSLVLLLIPVFYLIYIRIIELLGFSAIEDE; encoded by the coding sequence GTGAAGCGTTTTATTGGCTGGGCCATTAAGAATTCGCCGGGCATGAACGTCTTGATGTTGGCGTTGATGTTGGTGGGCGGTTTGTCGCTTTGGAAGATGCGACGGGAGGTCTTTCCCGAGTTCGAACTCGAAGTCGTGATGGTGACGGTGCCTTATCCGGGCGCGACGCCGCAAGACACCGAGGAAGCCATTTGTCAGAAAATCGAGGAGGCGATCCGCGCGATCGATGGCATCAAAAAGGTCACCTCGATTGCCCAAGAAGGCTCTGGTTATGTCTTGGCCGAGTTGCGCAGCGACGTCAAAGATGTGCAAAAGGTAATGTCCGAGATCGATCGCGAAGTCAACCGCATCCCCAGCTTTCCCGCGTTGGCCGAAGATCCTCAAATCCAGCAGATCACGTTTCGTGAAGCGGCGATTCGGATTGGGGTGATCGGACCGAATGATCGCTCGCGGGAAGCGGAATTGCGTCTGCGTGAGGTTGCCGAGGACGTCCGCGACGACGTGCTTCAGATTGGGGCGGTTTCCTCGGCCTCGATCATGGGCACACGCGATTATCAGATCGATGTGGAGATTCCCGAGGCGACGCTGCGTAGTTACGGGCTGTCGCTTGGCCAAGTGGCGTCGATTTTGCGCGCTCGCAATATCGAGTTACCCGGCGGGCAATTGAAATCCGATGGCCAAGAGGTGTTGCTTCGCGCCAAAAATAAGGGGCGGATCGGTGAAGAAATTGCCAAGCTTCCGTTGGTCACCCAAGCCAACGGCGTCGTGTTGACGGTGGCCGATCTAGGCGTTGTGAAAGATGAGTTTGCTGACGTCACCGCGACTGGCGAAATCAATGGCGAACCGGCAATGGTCGTCAATGTCGAACGGACCAAGAGCGAAGACCTGTTGGCGATGGTCGATGCCGTTTACGCCTATGTGGATCAAAAAGAACTGCCCGAGGGCTATCGGTTCGCGATTTGGGGCGACAGCAGCAAAGATGTCCGCGATCGACTCTCGTTGCTGCTGCGCAATGGCGCGCAAGGGCTGTTCTTGGTCTTCATTGTATTGGCGTTGTTTCTTGAAATCCGGTTGGCGTTTTGGGTCGCACTCGGCATTCCCATCTCGATCTTGGGCGCCGGAGCGATGTTGTCGTGGGGCGATCAAACGCTCAATATGCTTAGCTTGTTCTCGTTTTTGGTCGCGTTGGGAATTGTGGTCGATGATGCGATCGTGATTGGCGAGAACATCTATGCACATCAACAGATGGGCAAACCGCTGCTCGAAGCCGCGATCGACGGTGCAACCGAAGTGCTCCCCAGCGTGGCGGCCTCCGTTTCGACCACGGTCATCGCCTTCTCACCGATGTTCTTTGTCTCGGGGGTGATGGGGAAATTCATGGCGGTGATTCCCTTTGCCGTGATTGCGATGCTCTTGATTTCGCTTTGGGAAAGCACGTTTGTTTTGCCGTGCCACTTGGCGCATCGTCACCATGGCGTGTTTCGCTTGATCTCGGTTTTGATGTATCCGCTGCGACCCTTTGGTTTGTTGCTTGCTTGGGGAAGCGTGCGAGCGACCAAGGGAATGGATTGGATTTGTAACCAATATTATGTTCCTACGCTCAAGTTCAGCCTGCGGTACCCTCCATTCATGTTAGCGGTTGCGATCGCAATGTTTGCGATCACGATTGGGATGGTCCGTGGCGGCATTGTGAAAAGTATTCTGTTTCCAAAGTCGGATAACAATTTTCTACAAGCGAGCGTGGTTTTCCCCGACGGTACTCCTGCGACGGAGACCGATCGAGCGACCCAGGCGATGGAGCGAGCGATTCGTCGTGTCAGTCTGCGTGTCGCCGCAGAGCGTGCTAAACGGAGCGGTTTGCCGCTCGCGGAGATCTACACCGAGTCCGAGGGAGACAACTTTGGTCCAGTCCGTTTGACTTACCGGGAAAACGGGAAGATCACGAACACGCAAGGCCCGATGGGGGGAAACGGTGGCGGTGGCAGCCACGTCGGACAGGTGTTTGTGGAGCTCTTTGATACCGAAATTCGCGACATCCACAGCGACCAATTGCTGGCCATGTGGCGCGAGGAGGTGGGCGAGTTTGCCGGGGCCGAGAAAACCAACTACGGATCGGTGGGCGTCGGTCCCAACGGCAAACCGATCGAATTCAAGCTGTTGGCACAGAGCCAAGATGTGGACCAATTGCTCGCTGCAACCGAAGCGATCAAGCAACGCTTGAACGGTTTTACCGGTGTCTACGATATCGTCGACGACAACACTCCGGGGAAATGGGAGTTCCAATTCAAGGTCAAAGAGCGTGCACTCGCGACCGGAGTCACGCCAACGGATTTGGGCGAAACCGTTCGCAATGCGTACTTCGGTGCTGAAGTGATGCGACTGCAACGGGGCCGCCATGAAGTCAAATTGATGGTCCGGCATCCCGAAGAAGAGCGAAACAGCTTAGTCAATTTTCGCGAAATTCGCGTCAGCACGGCGGACGGCACACAGCGTCCGATTACCGAGTTGGCCGACGTTGATTTACAGCGTGGGTTCTCGGAAATTAACCGCGTCGATCAAATGAGGTCGGTCACCGTGTCGGCCGATTTGGATGAGACGACCGCCAATGCGGATTTGATCATTGGTGAGCTGCAAAAAGATTTTGTGCCGCAGTTGATGAAGGACTATCCCGCTGTTTCACTGCGTTGGGAAGGCCAACGTGAACAGAGTAATGAATCGGTCGGCAGCTTGATGGTCGGCTTTGGAATCGCGATCGTTTGCATGTTCGTGTTGTTGGTTCTGCAGTTTCGAAGCTACGTGCAACCATTGTTGATCTTGGCGATCGTGCCGTTCGGCATGATCGGTGCCGTTTGGGGACACGCCTTGTTGGGGCTGCCGTTGACCTTGTTTAGCATGTTCGGATTGGTCGCGTTGGCGGGAGTGGTCGTCAATGATTCGATCGTGTTGATCGACTTCATCAACTCACGCGTTCGCCAAGGGGTGCCGCCGCGAGTTGCGTTGGTGGAGTCGGGTGAGCGACGATTCCGCCCCATCATGTTGACAAGTTTGACGACGATCGCGGGGTTGTTGCCGTTGTTGACCGAGCGATCGTTTCAGGCTCAGTTGCTGATCCCGATGGCCGCTAGTTTGGCGTTCGGATTGATGTTAGCGACGTCGTTGGTGTTGTTGTTGATTCCGGTGTTCTACTTGATCTACATCCGCATCATTGAGCTATTGGGGTTCTCGGCAATCGAGGATGAATGA